Proteins from a genomic interval of Quercus robur chromosome 9, dhQueRobu3.1, whole genome shotgun sequence:
- the LOC126701159 gene encoding UPF0481 protein At3g47200-like, with protein MSNEIGSSSTTKGSGDLALDVTAMFESSKQQFSTGGLISVPDHLRKLDEQAFTPLLISIGPIHRSNPKLQTMKKCKVQFCECFIQRANIKLRNLVHTIRDKEEEIRSYYAETVVSSISNDDFVKMILVDGMFILEFLIQSYLIRGGDDPTIRIPKWMHPILRFDLVLLENQLPFFVLEMLFKQANFPTELGSKDSEPLSLMKLAFYFCACYRVQMMPPWIFDTQIEHLTDLVRFFYVCGKQQHRGPRGAKLSYSATQLHEAGVKFKVAPEEYGGHYRHFLDIRFDLKNGVLEIPCIELNNEKIRLIRNIIALEQSHYVGAAYVTDFFIILDILINTSKDVDLLCDKGILVNYLGDSNTAALAVNNLNNTILWDYMNSDYLKICEDLNAFYTEPWHKWKATSMLWRQYFSTPWIATSTCAAIILLVFTAIQTGS; from the exons ATGTCAAATGAG ATAGGAAGCTCTTCAACTACAAAGGGAAGTGGAGATTTGGCACTTGACGTCACAGCCATGTTTGAAAGTTCGAAGCAACAATTCTCAACTGGGGGTTTGATCAGCGTTCCAGATCACCTTCGCAAACTGGATGAGCAAGCCTTCACTCCTCTGCTTATTTCAATTGGCCCTATTCACCGCTCCAATCCAAAATTACAAACCATGAAAAAGTGTAAAGTACAGTTTTGTGAGTGTTTCATTCAACGGGCTAATATAAAGTTGCGGAATTTAGTACACACAATAAGAGATAAGGAAGAAGAAATTCGCTCTTACTATGCAGAGACTGTTGTGTCCAGCATAAGCAATGatgattttgtgaaaatgatccTGGTGGATGGGATGTTCATTCTTGAGTTTTTGATACAATCTTACCTAATTCGAGGAGGGGACGATCCTACAATCAGAATTCCAAAATGGATGCATCCAATTTTGCGATTTGACTTGGTATTACTTGAAAATCaacttcctttttttgttttagagatGCTATTCAAGCAAGCAAACTTTCCGACTGAATTAGGGTCAAAAGACTCAGAACCCCTTTCTTTAATGAAACTTGCTTTTTATTTCTGTGCATGTTACCGCGTTCAAATGATGCCCCCTTGGATTTTTGATACGCAGATAGAACACTTAACAGATCTGGTTAGATTCTTTTATGTATGTGGAAAACAACAACATAGAGGACCTAGAGGGGCTAAACTGTCATACTCTGCAACCCAGCTGCATGAGGCAGGGGTCAAGTTTAAGGTGGCGCCCGAAGAATATGGTGGACACTATAGACACTTTCTTGACATAAGGTTCGATTTAAAGAATGGAGTGTTGGAAATCCCATGCATTGAGTTAAATAATGAGAAAATACGTCTTATTCGAAACATTATTGCATTAGAGCAATCCCATTATGTAGGGGCCGCATATGTTACAGATTTCTTTATCATCTTGGATATCCTTATCAATACTTCCAAAGATGTAGATTTACTTTGTGATAAGGGAATCCTCGTTAATTACCTTGGCGATAGCAACACAGCAGCATTAGCTGTCAACAATCTTAACAACACTATCTTATGGGATTATATGAACTCTGATTACTTGAAAATATGTGAAGATTTGAATGCATTCTATACAGAACCTTGGCATAAATGGAAGGCAACATCAATGTTGTGGCGTCAATATTTTAGCACTCCTTGGATAGCTACTTCTACCTGTGCTGCTATTATCCTTCTTGTGTTCACAGCCATACAAACT GGATCATGA
- the LOC126698898 gene encoding UPF0481 protein At3g47200-like, which translates to MVTEIGSSSAADVSGDWVNDFKAMFVSPKQQFSIGCLISVPDHLRKLDEQAFTPLLISIGPIHRSITKLQTMNRCKLQFCERFIQRANINWEELLYAVKEKEKEIRSYYVEDIVSSISIKDFVKMIVLDGMFILEYFLRHSNPHLERNDSMIAEWMHRILKFDLVILGNQLPFFVLDMLFKQAKFPAGLGIRPLNLKQLAFAFFECYDFQGPGVLPLDGHVENLTDLVRLFYLRGISTNVRPEGDKLSYSATQLHEAGVELKGVEWDVEGGWFVDKRFWGFESRRRSREFVNGSRRCCLDIRFLLPEALVKLWGVGLDEEEEFNRLRRHFLEIRFHNGVLEIPCIKLNGERIRLIRNIIALEQSHYVGHTYVTDFFVFLDFLVDNSKDVDLLCDKGILVNYLGDSNTAASAVNSFSTDMLLDYMNPEYSKICKDLNAFCKKPWHRWRATLWRQYFCTPWRAASTSAAILLLLLTGIQTVCALWSTNW; encoded by the exons ATGGTAACTGAG ATTGGAAGCTCTTCAGCTGCAGATGTAAGTGGAGATTGGGTGAATGACTTTAAAGCAATGTTTGTAAGTCCGAAGCAACAATTCTCAATTGGGTGTTTGATCAGTGTTCCAGATCACCTACGCAAACTGGATGAGCAAGCCTTCACTCCTTTGCTTATTTCTATTGGCCCTATTCACCGCTCCATTACAAAATTACAGACCATGAACAGGTGCAAATTACAGTTTTGTGAGCGTTTCATTCAACGGGCTAACATAAATTGGGAGGAATTATTATACGCAgtaaaagagaaggaaaaagaaattcgCTCTTACTATGTAGAGGATATTGTGTCCAGCATAAGCATTAAggattttgtgaaaatgatcgTGTTGGATGGGATGTTCATTCTTGAATACTTCTTGAGACATTCTAACCCACATTTGGAAAGGAACGATTCTATGATTGCGGAATGGATGCAtcgaattttgaaatttgacttGGTAATACTTGGAAATCAGCTtcccttttttgttttagacATGCTATTCAAGCAAGCAAAATTTCCGGCTGGATTAGGGATACGTCCTTTGAATTTAAAGCAACTTGCTTTTGCATTCTTTGAATGTTACGACTTTCAAGGACCTGGGGTTTTGCCATTGGATGGGCACGTAGAAAACTTAACAGATCTGGTTAGATTGTTTTATCTACGTGGAATATCAACGAATGTAAGACCTGAAGGGGATAAACTGTCATACTCTGCAACCCAGTTGCATGAGGCAGGAGTCGAGTTGAAGGGAGTCGAGTGGGATGTGGAGGGCGGATGGTTTGTTGACAAAAGGTTCTGGGGGTTTGAAAGCAGACGTAGGAGTCGAGAATTTGTAAATGGATCGCGTAGATGCTGTCTTGACATACGGTTCCTGCTTCCTGAGGCACTTGTCAAGTTGTGGGGAGTTGGGCTTGATGAGGAAGAGGAATTTAATAGACTGCGTAGACACTTTCTTGAGATAAGGTTCCACAATGGAGTGTTGGAAATCCCCTGCATTAAGTTAAATGGTGAGAGAATACGTCTTATTCGAAACATTATTGCATTAGAGCAATCGCATTATGTAGGGCACACATATGTTACGGATTTCTTTGTCTTCTTGGATTTCCTAGTTGATAATTCCAAAGATGTAGATTTACTTTGTGATAAGGGAATCCTCGTTAATTACCTTGGCGACAGCAACACAGCAGCATCAGCTGTCAACAGTTTTAGCACCGATATGTTATTGGATTATATGAATCCTGAATACTCGAAAATATGTAAAGATTTGAATGCATTCTGTAAGAAACCTTGGCATAGATGGAGGGCAACGTTATGGCGTCAATATTTTTGCACTCCTTGGAGGGCCGCTTCAACCAGTGCTGCTATTCTGCTTCTTTTGCTCACGGGCATACAAACTGTATGCGCTCTATGGTCCACTAACTGGTGA